A stretch of the Ensifer sp. PDNC004 genome encodes the following:
- a CDS encoding B12-binding domain-containing protein codes for MADDEIILEDLSDEELVQQMHDDLYDGLKEEIEDGTNILLKRGWTPYDVLTQALVEGMRIVGIDFRDGILFVPEVLLSANAMKAGMTILRPLLAETGAPKLGKMVIGTVKGDIHDIGKNLVGMMMEGAGFDVVDLGINNPVENYLEAIEREQPDILGMSALLTTTMPYMKVVIDTLKEKGLRDDYVVLVGGAPLNEEFGKAVGADAYCRDAAIAVETAKDFMKRKHNRLAAG; via the coding sequence ATGGCAGACGATGAAATCATTCTCGAGGACCTTTCCGACGAAGAACTCGTGCAGCAGATGCACGACGACCTCTATGACGGCCTGAAGGAGGAAATCGAGGACGGGACCAACATCCTGCTCAAGCGCGGCTGGACGCCCTATGATGTCCTGACCCAGGCGCTGGTCGAAGGCATGCGCATCGTCGGCATCGACTTCCGCGACGGCATCCTGTTCGTGCCGGAAGTGCTGCTCTCGGCCAACGCCATGAAGGCCGGCATGACCATCCTGCGCCCGCTTCTGGCCGAAACCGGCGCGCCGAAGCTCGGCAAGATGGTGATCGGCACCGTCAAGGGCGACATTCACGACATCGGCAAGAACCTCGTCGGCATGATGATGGAAGGTGCGGGCTTCGACGTGGTCGACCTCGGCATCAACAACCCGGTCGAAAACTATCTCGAAGCGATCGAGCGCGAGCAGCCGGATATCCTCGGCATGTCGGCGCTTCTGACGACCACCATGCCCTACATGAAGGTCGTCATCGACACGCTGAAGGAAAAGGGCCTGCGCGACGACTACGTCGTTCTCGTCGGCGGCGCGCCGCTGAACGAGGAGTTCGGCAAGGCCGTCGGCGCCGACGCCTATTGCCGCGATGCGGCGATCGCCGTCGAAACCGCCAAGGACTTCATGAAGCGCAAGCACAACCGCCTGGCGGCCGGCTAA
- a CDS encoding phosphodiester glycosidase family protein, whose product MPLFPKPFLVGAVLSAGLAGPALGACRDVSHLGQDYVACSFDPATSDIRLYNKDQAGVPFRSFRALSLELRHRDEYMGFAMNGGMYHDDLSPVGLHIEEGQEQAPLNTNSGWGNFHLLPNGVFFVDDGKAGVMAADAYRDARLTPRFATQSGPMLVIDGKLHPRFLPDSTSLKTRNGVGVTADGEVVFVVSKRPVRFHDFATLFRDTLDCPNALFLDGTISSVYAPDINRHDRLFPMGPMIAVVGKFPR is encoded by the coding sequence ATGCCTCTGTTCCCAAAACCCTTTCTCGTCGGTGCCGTTCTGTCGGCCGGTCTTGCCGGGCCGGCGCTCGGCGCCTGCCGTGATGTCAGCCATCTCGGCCAGGATTATGTCGCCTGCAGTTTCGACCCGGCAACGAGCGATATCCGCCTCTACAACAAGGACCAGGCGGGCGTGCCGTTCCGTTCGTTCCGGGCGCTGTCGCTCGAGCTGCGTCACCGCGATGAGTATATGGGCTTCGCCATGAACGGCGGCATGTATCATGACGACCTGTCGCCGGTCGGCCTCCATATCGAGGAGGGCCAAGAGCAGGCGCCGCTCAACACCAATTCCGGCTGGGGCAATTTCCACCTGCTGCCGAACGGGGTGTTTTTTGTCGATGACGGCAAGGCGGGGGTGATGGCGGCGGACGCCTATCGTGACGCCAGGCTAACACCGCGCTTTGCCACCCAGTCCGGGCCGATGCTGGTGATCGACGGCAAACTGCATCCGCGCTTCCTGCCGGATAGCACCAGCCTGAAAACCCGCAACGGCGTCGGCGTGACGGCTGATGGCGAGGTCGTCTTTGTTGTCTCCAAACGGCCGGTGCGCTTCCATGATTTTGCGACGCTGTTTCGCGATACGCTCGATTGCCCCAATGCACTGTTCCTCGACGGCACGATCTCCAGCGTCTACGCGCCTGATATCAACCGCCACGACCGGCTGTTCCCGATGGGGCCGATGATCGCCGTCGTTGGAAAATTTCCACGCTGA
- a CDS encoding 4Fe-4S dicluster domain-containing protein, whose amino-acid sequence MTAPSANADKTIETIRAALAPHGLFLRGTVNFASGEAAPLLADGRPAASVVLVGNIGGSLWQPFDAWRCSVADRGGTDPLDNWSKAVIQPIAAACGATAYFPSDPPWQPFQQWAMRAEGLKPSPLGILIHPRFGLWHGYRAALGFDIPLGDTGERGTDHPCDRCSEKTCISACPAAALAGERFDVALCRGHLRTGAGRAGCLAQGCLSRDACPAGSRYRYPPEQLRFHMSALEV is encoded by the coding sequence ATGACGGCGCCTTCCGCAAATGCGGACAAGACAATCGAAACGATCCGTGCGGCGCTCGCGCCGCACGGTCTTTTTTTGCGCGGAACCGTGAACTTCGCCTCCGGTGAGGCTGCACCGCTACTGGCCGATGGCCGTCCGGCGGCAAGCGTGGTGCTGGTTGGCAATATCGGCGGCTCGCTGTGGCAGCCCTTCGATGCTTGGCGCTGCAGCGTGGCTGATCGCGGGGGCACCGACCCGCTCGACAACTGGTCGAAGGCGGTGATCCAGCCGATCGCTGCAGCCTGCGGGGCGACCGCCTACTTCCCATCCGACCCGCCCTGGCAACCCTTCCAGCAATGGGCGATGCGGGCCGAGGGCCTGAAGCCGTCGCCATTGGGCATCCTCATCCATCCGCGCTTCGGGCTTTGGCACGGCTATCGCGCAGCGCTCGGCTTCGACATACCGCTTGGCGACACGGGCGAGCGCGGGACCGACCACCCCTGCGACCGGTGCTCGGAAAAGACCTGCATTTCCGCCTGTCCGGCCGCAGCGCTCGCCGGCGAGCGCTTCGACGTCGCGCTCTGTCGCGGCCATCTGCGCACGGGCGCGGGCAGGGCGGGTTGTCTTGCACAGGGCTGTCTGTCGCGTGACGCCTGTCCCGCCGGCAGCCGGTATCGCTACCCGCCCGAGCAGTTGCGCTTCCATATGTCTGCGCTTGAAGTGTGA
- a CDS encoding RNA polymerase sigma factor produces the protein MDAELVEKAVAGDRQAFGQLVERHYDFVHAVAWRWSGNGSDAEDIAQDVCLRLGAAIRGFRGTSRFRTWLYTLTLNAARDHRRRQVRDNSRMQAYASEQATAARLDDPDEEQRDALWTAVRELPEKQCDAVLLVYAEGLSHAAAADVLGCSEATISWHVHEARKRLKTLLGKEAV, from the coding sequence TTGGACGCTGAACTCGTCGAAAAGGCGGTTGCCGGAGACCGGCAGGCTTTCGGCCAGCTGGTCGAACGACACTACGACTTTGTCCACGCGGTCGCGTGGCGCTGGTCGGGCAATGGCTCGGACGCGGAAGACATCGCCCAGGACGTTTGCCTGCGGCTCGGAGCTGCGATCCGCGGTTTTCGCGGCACCAGCCGGTTTCGCACCTGGCTTTACACCCTGACGCTGAACGCCGCGCGCGACCATCGGCGGCGGCAGGTGCGCGACAATAGCCGCATGCAGGCCTATGCCAGCGAGCAGGCGACGGCAGCTCGCCTTGATGATCCCGACGAGGAACAGCGCGACGCGCTCTGGACCGCGGTCCGGGAGCTGCCGGAGAAGCAGTGCGATGCGGTGCTGCTCGTTTATGCCGAAGGCTTGAGCCATGCGGCAGCGGCCGACGTGCTCGGCTGTTCGGAGGCAACGATTTCCTGGCATGTGCACGAGGCGCGCAAGCGCCTGAAGACATTGCTCGGCAAGGAGGCAGTGTGA
- a CDS encoding VWA domain-containing protein, translating into MTMSDDFEKLGRINPPKASPEARARALALAMQAFDEAEENSSATQGSVRPVRQSSIFNRIWSPIMNRKLLAGSALATLLVVPAAAFLTLELTRNGSPFGDGAQEIALKEKPTPQSASKPAQPDAVPEGNLGGTQDGKASGAATDQVAAAQRARAAEQSRAATSKEETNSDDIANVLERPAPEMGEAKRLAAEGEAAAPAAEADAMANSVARDSVAPLSAVGGAQPQMTYLPAPVVQEEMQTVPPENRERFGKADSNPVKSVATDPVSTFSVDVDTASYAFVRRSLMEGQMPERDAVRVEEMVNYFPYDWPRPASAAEPFKATVTLTPTPWNGGTRLMHVAIKGYDVVPAEAPKANLVFLIDVSGSMDEPDKLPLLKGAFRLLVEKLKPEDTVSIVTYAGNAGTVLEPTAVKDKAKILAAIDTLQPGGSTAGAEGIDAAYGLAEKAFVKGGVNRIMLATDGDFNVGPSSDEDLKGLIEDKRKSGIFLSVLGFGRGNYNDALMQTIAQNGNGTAAYIDTLAEAQKTLVEEAGSSLFPIAKDVKLQVEFNPAAIAEYRLIGYETRALKREDFNNDKVDAGDIGSGHSVTAIYEVTPKGSPAVLNDDLRYATAEKPAAEATGNSGELAFLKIRYKKPDGDKSELITTPVTETNAVPSLAEASNDVRFSVAVAAFGQKLAGVTALADYSYDSVIDLAAAAKGADPFGYRAEFVNLARLAKGLGGSGK; encoded by the coding sequence GTGACCATGAGCGACGATTTCGAAAAGCTTGGCCGGATCAATCCGCCGAAGGCTTCGCCGGAAGCGCGCGCCCGTGCGCTAGCCTTGGCCATGCAGGCCTTCGACGAAGCCGAAGAAAATTCGAGTGCCACCCAAGGATCGGTTCGGCCGGTTCGTCAAAGCTCCATCTTCAACCGGATATGGAGCCCCATCATGAACCGGAAACTGCTTGCCGGGTCGGCACTCGCCACCCTTCTGGTCGTGCCCGCCGCCGCCTTTCTGACGCTGGAACTGACACGAAACGGTTCGCCCTTCGGGGACGGCGCACAAGAGATCGCGCTGAAGGAAAAGCCAACGCCCCAATCGGCATCGAAGCCGGCCCAGCCTGACGCGGTGCCGGAGGGCAATCTCGGCGGGACGCAGGACGGAAAGGCGTCCGGCGCTGCGACCGATCAGGTTGCTGCCGCGCAGAGGGCGCGTGCGGCCGAACAATCCCGTGCCGCCACGTCGAAGGAAGAAACCAATTCCGACGATATAGCGAATGTGTTGGAGCGTCCCGCGCCGGAGATGGGCGAAGCCAAGCGCTTGGCCGCCGAAGGCGAGGCCGCAGCGCCCGCCGCGGAAGCCGACGCGATGGCCAACAGCGTTGCGCGTGACAGTGTTGCCCCGCTTTCTGCCGTTGGCGGCGCGCAGCCGCAGATGACCTATCTGCCGGCGCCCGTCGTGCAGGAGGAAATGCAAACCGTGCCGCCCGAAAACCGCGAGCGCTTCGGCAAGGCCGACAGCAATCCGGTGAAAAGCGTCGCGACCGACCCGGTCTCTACCTTCTCGGTCGACGTCGACACGGCCTCCTACGCCTTCGTGCGCCGTTCGCTGATGGAAGGGCAGATGCCCGAGCGCGATGCCGTACGGGTCGAGGAGATGGTCAACTACTTCCCCTATGACTGGCCGCGGCCTGCGAGCGCTGCCGAGCCCTTCAAGGCGACGGTGACTTTGACGCCGACGCCCTGGAATGGCGGCACGCGGCTGATGCATGTGGCGATCAAGGGTTACGACGTCGTGCCGGCCGAGGCGCCGAAGGCGAACCTCGTCTTCCTGATCGACGTGTCCGGCTCGATGGACGAGCCCGACAAGCTGCCGCTCCTGAAAGGCGCTTTCCGGCTGCTGGTCGAGAAGCTAAAGCCCGAGGATACGGTCTCGATCGTCACCTACGCAGGCAACGCCGGAACCGTGCTGGAGCCGACGGCGGTCAAGGACAAGGCAAAGATCCTCGCTGCCATCGATACCTTGCAGCCCGGCGGCTCGACCGCCGGTGCGGAAGGCATCGACGCGGCCTACGGGCTTGCCGAGAAGGCCTTCGTCAAGGGAGGGGTCAACCGCATCATGCTGGCGACGGATGGTGACTTCAATGTCGGCCCGTCGAGCGACGAGGACCTGAAAGGGCTGATCGAGGACAAGCGCAAGAGCGGCATCTTCCTGTCGGTGCTCGGCTTCGGCCGTGGCAATTACAACGACGCGCTGATGCAGACGATCGCCCAGAACGGCAACGGCACGGCCGCCTATATCGACACGCTGGCCGAGGCACAGAAGACGCTGGTAGAGGAGGCGGGGTCTTCGCTCTTCCCGATCGCCAAGGACGTCAAGCTGCAGGTGGAGTTCAATCCGGCGGCAATCGCCGAGTACCGGCTGATCGGCTACGAGACGCGCGCCTTGAAGCGCGAGGACTTCAACAACGACAAGGTGGATGCCGGCGACATCGGCTCCGGGCACAGCGTGACCGCGATCTACGAGGTGACGCCGAAGGGCAGCCCGGCGGTGCTGAACGACGACTTGCGCTATGCGACGGCTGAGAAGCCGGCGGCTGAAGCGACAGGAAATAGCGGCGAACTTGCCTTCCTGAAGATCCGCTACAAGAAGCCGGATGGCGACAAGAGCGAGCTGATCACTACGCCGGTAACCGAGACGAACGCGGTTCCGTCGCTTGCCGAGGCGTCCAATGATGTCCGCTTCTCGGTGGCCGTGGCGGCCTTCGGGCAGAAGCTTGCAGGGGTGACGGCGCTCGCCGACTATTCCTATGACTCAGTCATCGATCTCGCTGCAGCCGCCAAGGGCGCCGATCCGTTCGGCTATCGAGCCGAGTTCGTCAATCTGGCGCGGCTGGCCAAGGGGCTTGGCGGTTCCGGGAAGTGA
- a CDS encoding entericidin — MTVKTLATIGAVLVALSTLSACGNTIRGIGQDTANTVNATQSAGKKVANSVN, encoded by the coding sequence ATGACAGTAAAGACCCTTGCAACCATCGGCGCCGTTCTCGTCGCGCTCTCGACCCTCAGCGCCTGCGGCAACACCATCCGCGGCATCGGGCAGGATACTGCAAACACCGTCAACGCGACACAGTCGGCAGGCAAGAAGGTGGCGAACTCCGTCAACTGA
- a CDS encoding DUF1638 domain-containing protein — protein sequence MEKISPAIERAQPKKVHVIGCGAIAREILAVCEANGLDHIDLNCLPAIWHNTPDKITPGVRDAIAKARAEGFERIFVAYADCGTGGHLDRLLEEEKVERIPGPHCYSFFAGNEDFSRRWDDDITAFFLTDFLARQFEAFVIEPLGLDRHPELRDMYFGHYRKLVYLSQQEDTGLQEKAKKAAERLGLEYEYRFTGYGDLTTSLLKA from the coding sequence ATGGAAAAAATATCGCCGGCAATAGAACGTGCACAACCGAAAAAAGTTCACGTCATCGGTTGCGGCGCCATCGCGCGGGAAATCCTGGCGGTCTGCGAGGCCAACGGCCTTGATCATATCGACCTCAACTGTCTGCCCGCCATCTGGCACAACACGCCGGACAAGATCACGCCCGGCGTGCGCGACGCCATCGCCAAGGCCCGCGCCGAAGGCTTCGAGCGCATCTTCGTCGCCTATGCCGACTGCGGCACCGGGGGCCATCTCGATCGTCTCCTTGAGGAGGAAAAGGTCGAGCGCATCCCTGGGCCCCACTGTTATTCCTTCTTCGCCGGCAACGAGGATTTCTCCCGCCGCTGGGACGACGACATCACCGCCTTCTTCCTTACCGACTTCCTCGCCCGCCAGTTCGAAGCCTTCGTCATCGAACCGCTGGGCCTCGATCGCCACCCGGAGCTCCGGGACATGTATTTCGGCCACTACCGCAAGCTGGTCTATCTCTCGCAGCAGGAAGACACAGGCTTGCAGGAGAAGGCCAAGAAGGCGGCCGAGCGCCTGGGCCTCGAATACGAATACCGCTTCACCGGTTATGGCGATCTGACGACATCGCTTCTGAAAGCTTGA
- a CDS encoding trimethylamine methyltransferase family protein: protein MSDVTDQGAVEGGGRRARGEGRGAAARRASRTGGGPGPSLPYIQRKIREYEVLDEEGLQLIERNADTILEEIGIEFRDDAEALELWKQAGADVRGQRVHFPKGLCRELLKTAPSEFTWHARNPERSAQVGGKATIFAPVYGPPFVRDLEGVRRYATIEDFRNFVKLAYMAPSMHSSGGTVCEPVDIPVNKRHLDMVYSHIKYSDKPFMGSVTAPERAEDTIAMAKIVFGDDFVENNCVTLNLINANSPMVFDETMVGALKVYARHNQACVLSPFILSGAMSPVTVAGTLTQILAEVLAGASFTQLIRKGAPVLFGTFAASISMQSGAPTFGTPEPSLVSYGAAQLARRLKLPFRTGGSLCGSKVPDAQAAHESANTLNMTLLAGTNFVLHAAGWLEGGLISSYEKFMIDQDQLGMMQKMAEGIDLSENAQALDAIREVGPGSHYLGCAHTQANFQTAFYRSPLADNNSFEQWEVEGEKRIEQRANALCRSWLEHYEAPYLDPEIDEKLKAFIDQRKNSMPDAFT from the coding sequence ATGAGCGACGTGACAGATCAGGGCGCGGTTGAAGGCGGCGGTCGCCGCGCACGCGGCGAGGGACGGGGAGCAGCGGCAAGGCGCGCATCGCGCACCGGCGGCGGCCCGGGGCCGTCTCTGCCCTATATCCAGCGCAAGATTCGCGAATACGAGGTCCTCGACGAGGAAGGCCTGCAGCTGATCGAGCGCAATGCCGACACCATCCTCGAGGAAATCGGCATCGAATTCCGTGACGACGCCGAGGCGCTCGAACTCTGGAAGCAGGCCGGCGCCGACGTGCGCGGCCAGCGCGTGCATTTCCCCAAGGGTCTCTGCCGCGAACTCCTGAAGACGGCACCTTCCGAGTTCACCTGGCATGCCCGCAACCCGGAGCGCAGCGCCCAGGTCGGCGGCAAGGCGACGATCTTTGCGCCGGTCTACGGCCCGCCCTTCGTGCGTGACCTTGAAGGCGTCCGGCGCTATGCGACGATCGAGGATTTCCGCAATTTCGTGAAGCTCGCCTATATGGCGCCGTCGATGCATTCGTCCGGCGGCACGGTCTGCGAGCCCGTGGATATTCCGGTGAACAAGCGTCACCTCGATATGGTCTACAGCCATATCAAGTATTCCGACAAACCCTTCATGGGCTCGGTGACGGCGCCGGAACGGGCGGAAGACACGATCGCCATGGCGAAGATCGTCTTCGGCGACGACTTCGTCGAAAACAACTGCGTCACGCTCAACCTCATCAACGCCAACTCGCCGATGGTCTTCGACGAGACCATGGTCGGCGCGCTCAAGGTCTATGCCCGCCACAACCAGGCCTGCGTGCTTTCGCCCTTCATCCTGTCGGGCGCCATGAGCCCGGTAACGGTCGCCGGCACCTTGACGCAGATCCTTGCCGAAGTTCTCGCCGGTGCCTCCTTCACCCAGCTCATCCGCAAGGGCGCGCCGGTGCTCTTCGGCACCTTTGCCGCCTCGATCTCGATGCAGTCGGGTGCGCCGACCTTCGGCACGCCGGAGCCGTCGCTGGTCTCCTATGGCGCGGCCCAGCTTGCCCGTCGCCTGAAGCTTCCCTTCCGTACCGGCGGCTCGCTCTGCGGCTCCAAGGTTCCGGACGCGCAGGCAGCGCACGAATCGGCCAACACGCTCAACATGACGCTGCTTGCCGGCACCAATTTCGTGCTGCATGCGGCAGGCTGGCTCGAAGGCGGTCTGATCTCGTCCTACGAGAAGTTCATGATCGACCAGGACCAGCTCGGCATGATGCAGAAGATGGCCGAAGGCATCGATCTCTCGGAGAACGCCCAGGCGCTCGACGCGATCCGCGAAGTCGGTCCGGGCAGCCACTATCTCGGCTGTGCCCACACCCAGGCCAACTTCCAGACGGCCTTCTACCGTTCGCCGCTGGCCGACAACAACTCCTTCGAACAGTGGGAAGTGGAAGGCGAAAAGCGCATCGAGCAGCGCGCCAATGCGCTCTGCCGCAGCTGGCTGGAACACTACGAGGCGCCTTACCTCGATCCCGAGATCGACGAAAAGCTTAAGGCCTTCATCGATCAGCGCAAGAACTCGATGCCGGACGCTTTCACCTGA